Below is a genomic region from Cotesia glomerata isolate CgM1 linkage group LG5, MPM_Cglom_v2.3, whole genome shotgun sequence.
aacgtaCTGTATGACCATCAATAGTTCTTGCATTTTCAATTACGCTTACCAAAGTTTCAGTATCATCTAATAACActttatttgtatattttctCTCAAATAGAGCCATTGATCATCAATCAGTTGATAAAGAGAGCCCGTGCGGGGCGGATCGCGATAAACGCAGTTTTCTAGCGACCCCATAAATTACGTACCAGAGATTCATTGCAACATATGAGTACCTTTAGCACTTTTTATTCCATTAGTACATTTTATTTGTTCTATAATTGACCAACTTATCGATGATTGTTTGAATAGCGTTATAAACAGTCATTCATGTCTTATTATCAGAGTATtagagtaaattttttgacttttcaTCACTAACGAGTTTTCTTTCACCTGCGTCCATCACACGGGAATCACTGATAACTGATTTACAGTGCTGCCAACTTTATAACACTTTAAAGACACTGAAGTtgttagatttaaaaaatttttttagaattttatagcaattagattattatatacaaaatttaaatgaaaattaagttagccgacatttaaaaatttttagaatttttttttattaaaaaattattacaaaataattaaaaaaaattttcatttgtaaaaaactcgAAAAACTAAAAgtccaatttttaaataatattttttagttctaatttaataattaaaaaaaaatcaaaaaattaaaaacgtcggctaactttagtgtcataaaatttaattaaaaagttccacgtgtgaaaataataaaaattataagtgaaactttttagaagaattttctatgaaaataaacttagccgaaatctaaaaattttttcatttgttaaaatgttcaaaaactataattgcaattttttagttataatttaataaattaagtaaaataaattaaaaaatgtcggctaacttcagtattaaacacttaaaatatttttttatattatttatgtttatcaatttcaataattatcaataatactATAGTCagctgatatttttaattttttattcaataaattataaaattaaaataaaaattgacagctgtcagctGACTTCagtttacataatttttaaaaattttacgccTAACTTCAGTAGACTACTTAAGCGCTCTACCGTATAAAGAAAACACTAATTATATATttctaactaaaattaaatccctcattgttattatttgtttaatataaaaaattattgaaatgatTCAAgtgtttgttaatttttaatttattaaaaattttttatgtttgtattGATGATAGcttaaataagtgaaattaaaaaaataaaatcatgagTGTTTTAAGGAATATTTTTCGACCGGCTTACAGTGCAGCTAAAATTTCAgcagttaaattaaataatataaataaaaaaacattctcAGTGTTACGTGTCTTTAcagaattttcaaaacttgagaataaaaaaataaaccaacCAATTTCTCACAATCGAAATTTTTCTTCTGAAGTAAACGCAGAACAAATATGCAATATAGGTAAGTACAGTATAACATTAATGTTTTAACAATcactagataatttttttatttttttaaacaaataaacttgctcgaaaaaattattttaaaaaattgcatttttcatttttttttaaatttctacatgtaataatttatttgttataaaattattgaatatatacttaattaattttcaaaggtACAATAGGTCATGTGGATCATGGAAAAACTACTCTGACAGCAGCTATAACAAAAGTCCTGTCAGAGGAATTTAAAAACTGCAAATATGTTCCATTTGACCAAATTGACAAAGCTCCTGAGGAGAAAGCACGTGGCATCACAATAAACATTGCTCATGTTGGTTACTCAACTAAATTACGCAGATATGCTCACACAGATTGTCCAGGCCAcagtgattttataaaaaatatgatcaGTGGAGCGTCACAAATGGATGGGGCTATTCTTGTGGTAGCTGCTGATGATGGGACTATGCCGCAAACTAGAGAACATCTTTTTCTAGCAAAACAACTCAATATAAAACACATTGTTGTCTTTATCAACAAGGTAAGtagtttctttatttttttagtttattttataatattaaaaattaaattagccaacatctgcaaattttaataaaaaaatttatttaaaaaattccatatttagaagctctaaaaaattataaatgtctagtcctttattttatattattcaatcACATTTGAACAATATTACTGATTTAATAGTTTACAGGCAGATCTTGTTGATGATGAGCTGCTGGACCTGGTTGAAATAGAAGTGCGAGAGCTTTTAACTGACCTTGGATTTGACGGTATAAGTGCACCAGTTATCCGTGGGTCTGCGCTTTTGGGTTTGAATAGTGATAATTCTAAATTTGGAGTCCCAGCAATTAAAGATCTACTGGATGCTGTAGATAATTACGTACCGACTCCTAAAAGAGACTACGACTCACCTTTCCTGTTACCAATTGACAATGTGATAAGTGTACCCGGCAGAGGTACCGTAGTAGTGGGTACAATTAAACGAGggatcattaaaaaaaatgcaccTGCTGATTTGTTGGGTTTTGATGAGCAAACTCGAACCACTGTTGGGGACATTCAAGTACTAATatactaatatataaatatatataataaattattcttgcattaaataaataatattgagaataattaaataaaaaatatattttctagatattccaaaaaagtGTACCTCAAGCTCTCGCTGGAGAAAATGTAGGAATTTTATTACGTAGCGTTAAGTATAATAATGTCTTTAGAGGGATGATGCTCAGTCAGAAAGATTCACTTCTTTCgacaaatcattttgaagcacagatgtttttaattaaaactgcTGAAGGTGGCCGACATCGACCTTTacctgtaattttttttttttttttgtaaaaatttatggtaattatttactccattttgggccataactaggtgaaaaaACATTctcaattttgttttattattctgtttatttttacggcgcatttatgataaaaaatgtcttgaaaggaacaaataaaaatttttatagcttttttgcccttaaaagttggaaaaaattttgactttcatgttttttgataaaatacatattttatctttctttgatatatatatttttttttttgaaaagtactttaaaaaaacaaacaattaaaaaaaaaaattaatatggtCCAGCATGGGTTGATccaacttgtaaataattaccaaatttatttcattttaaaaataataaattttttttataggcaTCAGGTCACTGCTCGCCAATTTATAGTTCAACGTGGTCAGTACAATGTCGTTTTGATTTAATGCTTGGCCAAGGAAATAATATGTTGATGCCTGGTGAACAATGTTCCACAAAATTGACTCTTGTAAAACGAATGCCAATGATGGTAGGACAGACCTTTACAGTAAGAGAAGGAAGAAACACAGTTGCTACGGgtcaaataacaaaattattgaagcctttaattgttgataaaagaaaactaaaTCAAGTTGTAGTGCCTGggttagataattaaaaattaataaataaaatgtataagtaaatgtaaaaataataaacaaaaatttttttaactttttattttttaattacaagagATACCTCTAAgtaatagatttttattaaagacgAACGCGTCATTCATCCACTTACTTacttatgaattttatatataattttactttttactgcAACGCGTACGATgatgatcaaaaattttcctttctgtgaaattaaaaaaatgtgaacGTGCTGTTGTCAATGGTCGTGCAGTATCGATAGTTACAATAATGTAACTATATAAAATACTTCCGCACGTTGACTGTAGCACGGCTTAACGACACTGCTTGAGTAACTATCTATGAACATTTAAACGACACATTTAATCATATACAGAGTTTTACGCGCCAAATGAAGCAAGGAAATCGATGACAAC
It encodes:
- the LOC123264710 gene encoding elongation factor Tu-like yields the protein MSVLRNIFRPAYSAAKISAVKLNNINKKTFSVLRVFTEFSKLENKKINQPISHNRNFSSEVNAEQICNIGTIGHVDHGKTTLTAAITKVLSEEFKNCKYVPFDQIDKAPEEKARGITINIAHVGYSTKLRRYAHTDCPGHSDFIKNMISGASQMDGAILVVAADDGTMPQTREHLFLAKQLNIKHIVVFINKADLVDDELLDLVEIEVRELLTDLGFDGISAPVIRGSALLGLNSDNSKFGVPAIKDLLDAVDNYVPTPKRDYDSPFLLPIDNVISVPGRGTVVVGTIKRGIIKKNAPADLLGFDEQTRTTVGDIQIFQKSVPQALAGENVGILLRSVKYNNVFRGMMLSQKDSLLSTNHFEAQMFLIKTAEGGRHRPLPASGHCSPIYSSTWSVQCRFDLMLGQGNNMLMPGEQCSTKLTLVKRMPMMVGQTFTVREGRNTVATGQITKLLKPLIVDKRKLNQVVVPGLDN